From the genome of Thermoanaerobaculia bacterium:
GTCCCGTCCGAAACCGCGAGCAGCACGGCGGGCGCGCCGGCGATTCCCTCGGTCGCGATCACGGCGATCCAGCGGGCCGAGAGCGCGTCGTAGGCGACGCGCGGGTCGAAAAGGAGATCGCCTCCCGAGACGGGCGCCCAGAACGCCGCCGGCGTCCAGCTTCGGAGCACGGCGCCGTCGCTCTTGCGCTGCGCGACGAACGTGGTGTTGAGCATGACGATGAGATGGTCGGGTCCTGCGGCCCCCTGGAGGTCCGGCGGCACGCCGCCGCCGCCGTCGACGGCGCCGGCGAAGGACGACGAAAGAACGAGACCGGCCGCCGCGGCGGGCCGCATCGCCGCGATCGCGACGAGAAGGAGAACGGCGGCGAAACACGCGGGGCGGCGCAGGGAGCTCCCGAGGCAGACACCGGTGAAACGGATGGACCGGGGCACGACCGGGGGAGCTTATCGCAGGAGGCTCCGCAGGGGCGCGGGCGTCGAACGCCGCGCTATCATGGCGGAGGAAGAAGGGGCGGGTTCGCGGGAGATCTCCGCCGAAGCGGCGGCAAACCGGCAACGGAGCGAACGCCCTCCCGGTGACGGAATGACGGACGGAATCTCGCGGGAAGACGCGGTCGCGTTCGTTCACGCGATGGCGGGCGCGGCCAACGCGCGCGATTTCGTGCGGCTCGCGGAGTTCTACGTCGACGACGCCGTCGCGATGAGCCCCGTTCTCGGCGAGCTCAAGGGCCGGAGCGCCATCGTCGGGAGCTGGGAGGCCCTCTTCACGAAGTTCCCGGACTGCGCGATCGAAATCTCGGACATCTTCACCGACGGCGACCGGATCGCGTTCCTCGGGACGGTTACCGCGACCGATTCGAGCGGATGGTTCGGCCTGCCGGCGACCGGCGCGCGGATCCGCTACCGGGAGACGATGCTCTGCGCGATGCGCGGCGGCAGGATCGCGCGCGAAGACCGGGTCTACGAGACGGCCTCGGTCGTCGAAAGGCTCGAGAAGGCGCGGCTCGACCGGGAGTTGGATCTCGCGGCCGACGTCCAGACCGCGCTTCTCTCGCGGGCGGCGAGCGAGGGAACGCACTGGCAGGCGGCGGGCGATTCGATCGCCTGCCGCGAGATCGGCGGAGATTTCTTCGAGATCCTCGAGCTCGCTTCGGGCGGGCTGGCGATCGCGCTGGGCGACGTCGAGGGAAAAGGCGTTCCGGCAGCCCTCGTCGGAGCGATGCTGCACGGGATGTTCGTCGCGGACGCGCAGTCGGGGCTGAGCCCGTCGGCGACGCTGCGCGGGATGAGCCGGCAGCTGGCCTCGCGTTACGAGGGGAGCGAGGAGCTCGTCACTCGCGGCAGCGGCTCCCGGTTCGCGACGCTCGTGTACGGAGTGCTCGCGCCCGACGGAAGGTTCGTGTATTCGAACGCGGGGCACCATCCCCCGGCTGTCTTCACCAGCTCCGGGATCGCGCGGCTGACCGCGGGGGGGCCGGTCCTGGGCGCCTTCGCGCACGCGGCCTACGACGAGGAGGTGGTGCGGCTGCGCCCGGGCGACGATCTGCTGATGTTTTCCGACGGCGTGACGGAGGCGCGCAACGGCGACGACGAGGAATTCGGCGAGGTGCGGCTTCTCGCCTCGTTCGCCGAGAATCGCGGGTGCCCGCCGGCCGAGCTCTTGAACCGCGTGTTTCGCCGGGTGCGCG
Proteins encoded in this window:
- a CDS encoding SpoIIE family protein phosphatase yields the protein MTDGISREDAVAFVHAMAGAANARDFVRLAEFYVDDAVAMSPVLGELKGRSAIVGSWEALFTKFPDCAIEISDIFTDGDRIAFLGTVTATDSSGWFGLPATGARIRYRETMLCAMRGGRIAREDRVYETASVVERLEKARLDRELDLAADVQTALLSRAASEGTHWQAAGDSIACREIGGDFFEILELASGGLAIALGDVEGKGVPAALVGAMLHGMFVADAQSGLSPSATLRGMSRQLASRYEGSEELVTRGSGSRFATLVYGVLAPDGRFVYSNAGHHPPAVFTSSGIARLTAGGPVLGAFAHAAYDEEVVRLRPGDDLLMFSDGVTEARNGDDEEFGEVRLLASFAENRGCPPAELLNRVFRRVREFVGDVPPADDITATVTRRR